A window from uncultured Desulfobacter sp. encodes these proteins:
- a CDS encoding YajD family HNH nuclease, which translates to MSNKKDSLVQKVLKEQQSRQTGYRERALKMFPWICAHCGREFEGKRVKELTVHHKDHNHDNNPPDGSNWELLCIYCHDNEHSRDQVADAYSNEVAGSTRDSGGFTNPFAGLGDMLKGKL; encoded by the coding sequence ATGTCAAATAAAAAAGATAGCCTTGTTCAAAAAGTATTAAAAGAGCAACAGTCTCGCCAAACCGGTTACCGGGAGCGTGCTCTTAAGATGTTCCCTTGGATCTGTGCCCATTGTGGTCGTGAGTTTGAAGGAAAACGAGTCAAGGAGCTTACGGTTCACCATAAAGACCACAACCACGACAATAATCCGCCTGATGGGAGCAACTGGGAGTTACTGTGTATATATTGCCATGACAACGAGCATTCTCGGGACCAGGTCGCGGATGCTTACTCCAATGAAGTGGCTGGGAGCACCAGAGACTCCGGCGGTTTCACCAATCCTTTTGCCGGGCTTGGCGATATGTTGAAAGGTAAGTTGTGA
- a CDS encoding DsrE family protein, translating into MTTKVIFHIDEANKWEMVIANLTNLCKSIDTQDAAVELLANANAVLGYKKESSTFKNELMNLNRQGVRFCACNNSLTGLKISSDELFDFISIVPVGVKELIDRQAEGFAYIRP; encoded by the coding sequence ATGACTACAAAGGTAATATTTCACATCGATGAAGCGAACAAATGGGAGATGGTCATCGCAAATTTGACTAATCTGTGTAAAAGCATTGATACCCAAGATGCAGCGGTAGAACTTCTGGCTAACGCCAATGCCGTACTGGGGTATAAAAAAGAATCCTCGACATTTAAAAACGAGCTTATGAATTTGAACCGGCAGGGGGTCCGATTCTGCGCATGCAACAATTCCCTTACAGGTCTAAAAATTTCCTCCGACGAGCTGTTTGATTTTATTTCAATTGTTCCTGTCGGTGTAAAGGAGTTGATAGACAGGCAGGCCGAAGGGTTCGCCTATATCAGGCCGTAG
- a CDS encoding YciI family protein, whose product MFIVSLNYKCEIGEVEKYLDLHVEYLKKEYANGNFIASGRKIPRTGGIILSCVKNKDELELILSKDPFKKAGIAEYVITEFVPSMVAEGYEILKR is encoded by the coding sequence ATGTTCATAGTCTCGTTGAATTATAAATGCGAAATTGGAGAGGTTGAAAAATACCTTGATTTGCATGTCGAGTATCTGAAAAAAGAATATGCAAACGGGAATTTCATAGCATCGGGTAGAAAAATACCAAGAACCGGAGGGATTATTTTATCTTGTGTTAAAAATAAAGATGAATTGGAACTAATTCTGTCAAAGGATCCTTTCAAGAAAGCGGGTATTGCAGAATACGTTATTACCGAGTTTGTTCCTAGTATGGTGGCAGAAGGTTATGAAATATTAAAAAGATAG
- a CDS encoding sodium:solute symporter family protein, translated as MGQLTYAVVFVGAFVLFGALVLKNQRRMVSGTDFSVAGRSLSTTQVSWVIIGTLVGGVSTIGTVQSAYDQGISAWIFTLGSGISCFILGCFFATALRREQVTTVSELLGRYFGTNFQYYCSMLNSCGMFIHIIAQYLAAMAILTSVFHFPLPISLLITMVLMGFFVISGGISGAGMVGKIKFFLLYGIMTVCTVIALIKGHGLGNILSQLPKDTDFLDFFSNGVGTTTIDIVSMVTGVLSTQIYLQAIFSAKTIREARNGAFLTALVIPPIGILGIIVGLFLRANCPELEGHSAQALPFFFQYTLPPALAAFCSAVLLLAVLGTGAGLVLGVTTNVYMDGIRHLFKKEPANSLTIVRLCTLAVLILSGGIVMAGFSTTILRWSYLSMGFRGAAVFVGLCIVVFTRRQKYSAMIKGLLYVLPICYFVLAVFF; from the coding sequence TTGGGACAGTTAACGTACGCGGTGGTATTTGTCGGCGCATTTGTTCTTTTTGGCGCCCTGGTTTTAAAAAATCAAAGACGCATGGTCAGTGGTACGGATTTTTCAGTGGCGGGCCGGTCCCTTTCAACCACCCAGGTCTCCTGGGTAATCATCGGCACCCTGGTCGGCGGCGTCTCAACCATCGGTACCGTTCAATCGGCCTATGACCAAGGTATCAGTGCCTGGATTTTCACCCTGGGCAGCGGTATCTCCTGCTTTATTTTAGGATGCTTTTTTGCAACTGCATTGAGACGGGAGCAGGTCACAACCGTTTCCGAACTGCTTGGCAGATACTTTGGCACCAATTTTCAATATTACTGCTCCATGCTCAATTCCTGCGGCATGTTCATCCATATTATTGCCCAGTACCTGGCTGCCATGGCCATTCTCACCTCCGTATTTCACTTCCCGCTGCCGATCTCTTTGTTAATTACCATGGTACTCATGGGCTTTTTTGTTATTTCAGGCGGAATATCCGGCGCGGGCATGGTGGGAAAAATTAAATTTTTTCTGCTGTACGGCATCATGACAGTCTGCACGGTTATTGCACTAATCAAAGGCCATGGACTGGGTAACATTTTATCTCAATTACCCAAAGATACGGACTTTTTAGACTTTTTTTCCAATGGTGTCGGCACAACCACCATTGATATTGTCTCCATGGTCACAGGTGTATTGTCCACCCAGATCTACCTGCAGGCCATTTTTTCGGCCAAGACCATCAGAGAGGCCCGAAACGGTGCGTTTCTTACCGCCCTTGTCATTCCGCCCATCGGCATTTTAGGGATTATTGTGGGACTTTTCCTCCGGGCCAACTGCCCGGAGCTTGAAGGCCACAGCGCCCAGGCGTTACCTTTTTTCTTTCAATACACCCTGCCCCCGGCACTGGCCGCTTTTTGCTCTGCCGTGTTGCTGCTTGCGGTTTTAGGCACCGGTGCCGGCCTTGTTCTGGGCGTTACGACCAATGTTTACATGGATGGGATTCGACACCTGTTCAAAAAAGAACCGGCGAACAGCCTGACCATTGTCCGGTTATGCACCCTTGCTGTCCTAATCCTGTCTGGCGGCATCGTGATGGCAGGTTTCAGCACAACAATTCTGCGCTGGAGCTATCTGTCCATGGGATTTAGAGGGGCGGCCGTATTTGTTGGTTTGTGTATTGTGGTCTTCACAAGACGACAAAAATATTCCGCCATGATTAAGGGACTACTATACGTTCTGCCGATCTGTTATTTTGTCCTGGCTGTATTTTTTTAA
- a CDS encoding Sir2 family NAD-dependent protein deacetylase, whose product MENLKDNIKHASEVIQNADALFITAGAGMGVDSGLPDFRGNSGFWKAYPPIAKLGKSFSEMADPIWFHKKPEIAWAFYGHRLNLYRETIPHDGFLRLLELGKQKQHGYFVFTSNVDGQFQAAGFDDDCIEECHGSIHHLQCTQPCSNDIWEVGEEKVNVDMEAFMATEPLPKCKNCGGLARPNILMFGDWNWIAYRSNAQAMRLQKWLQGLNNINAKLAIIEMGAGTAVPTVRLQSQRAHNGRNSILIRINPRDYDVPTGAISIPLGAMEGINSILD is encoded by the coding sequence ATGGAGAACCTCAAAGATAATATCAAACATGCTTCAGAAGTTATACAAAATGCAGACGCGCTGTTCATCACTGCCGGTGCAGGTATGGGCGTCGATTCGGGTTTGCCTGATTTCAGGGGCAATTCAGGGTTTTGGAAAGCGTATCCGCCCATCGCCAAACTGGGAAAATCATTCAGTGAAATGGCGGATCCCATCTGGTTTCACAAAAAGCCTGAAATTGCCTGGGCTTTTTACGGGCACAGGTTGAACCTCTATCGTGAAACCATTCCCCACGACGGTTTTTTAAGATTGCTTGAATTGGGAAAGCAGAAGCAACACGGATATTTTGTATTCACCTCAAATGTTGACGGACAGTTTCAAGCAGCCGGTTTTGATGATGACTGTATTGAAGAATGCCATGGATCCATTCATCACCTCCAATGCACGCAGCCTTGCTCCAACGACATCTGGGAGGTCGGAGAAGAAAAAGTCAATGTCGATATGGAAGCGTTTATGGCAACGGAACCGCTTCCAAAATGTAAAAACTGCGGTGGATTGGCCCGCCCCAATATTTTGATGTTCGGGGACTGGAACTGGATAGCCTACCGCAGCAATGCCCAGGCAATGCGTTTGCAAAAATGGCTTCAAGGGCTCAACAACATCAATGCAAAGTTGGCCATTATTGAAATGGGGGCCGGGACTGCGGTGCCCACAGTACGCTTGCAATCCCAGCGCGCCCACAACGGCAGAAATTCAATCCTTATACGCATTAACCCAAGAGATTACGATGTACCGACAGGGGCGATCAGTATTCCCCTGGGTGCCATGGAAGGCATAAACAGTATTTTGGATTGA
- a CDS encoding DEAD/DEAH box helicase: MSVDPVGIDEYITGLKSFKGFAGDIVSHKTFDAQPAAWASKDRFPRFKNDLSSLLAKLGIKNLYTHQARAISLILDNCHTVIATPTASGKSLVYNLPVMDALICDPRAHALYLFPLKALARDQLDTVKKMLACTDTLFSNPLTAGVYDGDITAYQKTKIRKDPPNILLSNPEMLHLAMLGHHHLWASFFENLKYIVVDEVHTYRGIMGSNMAWVFRRLLRICRFYGSDPCFIFCSATIANPGELASELTGLPVQVVAEQGAPCGQKDVLMMKGLEGAAQTAITLIHAAVYRNLATIVYTQSRKITELIAVWAGQRAKSMADKICAYRAGFLPEERREIEQKLAKGELLCVVSTSALELGIDIGNLDLCILVGYPGTMMSTWQRAGRVGRDGNDSAMVLIAHEDALDQYFIKHPDVFFTMPPETARINPENPQILDRHLDCAAAELSLDADDPMLTPPAVQERVQALGAEGKLLLSRDAKTWFSRRKQPHREVSLRGSGHTIPIFKEDTRQSLGEIDWHRSYFETHEGAVYLHRGETFVVTLFDHLKGVVRAKKEKVSYYTRARSSKDTEILHVEKTCQVKNTRVGFGKLKIREQVTGYEMKSVSGQKSLGIVPLDLPELTYETQGLWIEIPDWIRQIIETDRLHFMGGIHALEHTAIGMMPLLVMTDRNDLGGISMPYHPQVDTAVVFVYDGVPGGLGLTLQAFDNAVVLMQRTYEAIRDCPCDTGCPACVHSPKCGSGNRPIDKAAAQRILEMLLGQTPGQGEVAPAPAGQQSLFPDIFISKKSTDEEKLRPISPKRYAVLDIETRRSAQQVGGWHKADRMGVSCAVLYDSLEKDFLVYYQEDMEKLVDRLRQIDLVIGFNITRFDYKVLSGLSRFDFHSLPTLDILTKVHDRLGYRLSLDHLAGQTLGLEKSADGLLALKWWQEGRLDLIVEYCTQDVRVTHELYTYGRDNGFLLFKNKAGHQVRIPVDWK; the protein is encoded by the coding sequence TTGTCGGTAGATCCTGTGGGCATTGATGAATATATAACCGGATTAAAATCCTTTAAAGGATTTGCAGGCGATATTGTCAGCCACAAAACGTTTGACGCCCAGCCTGCGGCCTGGGCATCCAAGGATCGTTTTCCCCGTTTTAAAAATGATTTGTCCTCTTTGCTTGCAAAACTTGGCATCAAGAATCTGTACACCCACCAGGCCCGGGCCATTTCGCTGATCCTTGACAATTGTCATACGGTGATTGCAACCCCCACGGCATCGGGCAAAAGTCTGGTGTATAACCTGCCGGTTATGGATGCGCTCATCTGTGATCCCCGCGCCCATGCCCTGTACCTATTTCCCCTCAAAGCCCTGGCCCGGGACCAGCTTGACACTGTCAAGAAGATGCTGGCCTGCACGGATACGCTTTTTTCGAACCCCTTGACCGCAGGCGTTTATGACGGGGATATCACCGCCTATCAAAAGACAAAAATCCGAAAAGATCCGCCCAATATACTTTTATCCAATCCCGAGATGCTGCACCTGGCCATGCTGGGCCACCATCATCTTTGGGCCTCTTTTTTTGAAAATTTGAAATACATTGTGGTGGATGAGGTGCACACCTACCGCGGGATCATGGGCTCAAACATGGCCTGGGTGTTTCGCAGGCTTTTGCGCATATGCCGGTTTTACGGCTCTGACCCCTGTTTTATTTTCTGTTCCGCCACCATTGCAAATCCCGGAGAGCTTGCCTCGGAACTCACCGGGCTTCCGGTCCAGGTGGTCGCTGAACAAGGGGCACCTTGCGGCCAAAAAGACGTTTTGATGATGAAGGGCCTTGAAGGCGCAGCCCAGACCGCCATCACATTGATCCATGCCGCCGTCTACCGGAATCTTGCCACCATTGTTTACACCCAGTCCAGAAAAATTACGGAGCTGATTGCCGTGTGGGCGGGACAGCGGGCCAAATCCATGGCTGATAAAATCTGCGCATACAGGGCGGGATTTTTGCCCGAGGAACGCCGGGAGATTGAACAAAAACTTGCCAAAGGCGAACTGCTTTGTGTGGTGTCAACCTCCGCCCTGGAACTTGGTATTGACATCGGCAATCTGGACCTTTGCATCCTTGTGGGGTATCCGGGAACCATGATGTCCACCTGGCAGCGGGCGGGCAGGGTAGGGCGGGACGGCAACGATTCCGCCATGGTCCTCATTGCCCATGAAGACGCCCTGGATCAGTATTTCATCAAGCATCCGGACGTTTTTTTTACCATGCCCCCGGAAACCGCCCGGATCAATCCTGAAAACCCCCAAATTCTTGACCGCCATCTGGATTGTGCGGCCGCTGAACTTAGCCTTGACGCCGATGATCCCATGTTAACACCGCCGGCTGTCCAGGAACGGGTGCAGGCCCTTGGCGCTGAAGGTAAACTTCTGTTAAGCCGGGACGCAAAAACCTGGTTTTCCCGCCGCAAACAACCTCACAGGGAGGTCAGTTTACGGGGCTCCGGACACACCATTCCCATATTCAAGGAGGATACCCGGCAGAGTTTAGGGGAAATCGACTGGCACAGATCCTATTTTGAAACCCATGAGGGGGCGGTGTACCTGCACCGGGGAGAGACTTTTGTGGTGACACTCTTTGACCATCTCAAGGGGGTAGTCCGGGCGAAAAAGGAGAAGGTAAGCTATTACACCCGTGCAAGATCCTCAAAAGACACTGAAATTTTACATGTGGAAAAAACCTGTCAGGTCAAAAACACCCGGGTGGGTTTTGGGAAACTGAAAATCCGGGAACAGGTTACAGGGTATGAGATGAAATCGGTTTCCGGGCAAAAATCCCTTGGCATCGTGCCTTTGGATCTGCCGGAGCTGACCTATGAAACCCAGGGGTTATGGATTGAGATTCCGGACTGGATCAGGCAGATTATTGAAACAGATCGTCTACACTTCATGGGCGGAATTCATGCCTTGGAACACACCGCAATCGGCATGATGCCGCTGCTGGTGATGACCGACAGAAACGATCTGGGGGGTATCTCCATGCCCTATCATCCCCAGGTTGATACGGCCGTTGTCTTTGTTTACGACGGTGTGCCGGGCGGCCTTGGACTTACCTTGCAGGCCTTTGACAATGCGGTAGTCCTGATGCAGAGAACCTATGAGGCCATCCGGGACTGTCCCTGCGACACCGGGTGCCCGGCCTGTGTCCATTCGCCCAAATGCGGGTCTGGAAACCGCCCCATAGACAAGGCGGCGGCACAGCGGATTCTTGAAATGCTTCTTGGGCAAACGCCGGGGCAGGGGGAAGTTGCGCCTGCACCGGCCGGACAACAGTCGCTTTTTCCGGACATTTTTATTTCTAAAAAATCGACAGATGAAGAAAAGTTACGGCCCATATCTCCCAAACGATACGCCGTACTTGACATTGAAACCCGGCGGTCGGCACAGCAGGTGGGCGGATGGCACAAAGCAGACCGCATGGGTGTGTCCTGCGCGGTGCTCTACGATTCCCTGGAAAAGGATTTTCTGGTCTACTACCAGGAGGATATGGAAAAACTTGTGGATCGGCTCAGGCAAATAGACCTTGTGATAGGGTTTAACATTACCCGGTTTGATTACAAAGTACTCTCCGGTCTGAGTCGGTTCGATTTTCACAGCCTGCCCACCCTGGATATTCTGACAAAAGTTCATGATCGACTGGGGTACCGGCTTTCCCTGGATCATCTGGCCGGCCAGACCCTGGGGCTTGAAAAAAGTGCAGACGGTCTTCTTGCACTAAAATGGTGGCAGGAAGGGCGACTGGATCTGATTGTGGAATACTGCACCCAGGATGTGCGCGTCACCCATGAACTATACACCTATGGCCGGGACAATGGGTTTTTGCTTTTTAAAAACAAGGCCGGCCACCAGGTCCGTATTCCGGTGGACTGGAAATAA
- a CDS encoding histidine phosphatase family protein, producing the protein MNNKYTLRSQHTIELVRTLLGQGIDRISLILRHSDRQYSDNPRLEPFMGLNDAGKAYAFDLGKSFPLDLTPVLFSSHFGRCVETAYLIDKGFTSVTGKRLPHNSLDVALTPFYVKDIATATNMLLQTGSNQFVRNWFDKTIDESIMLDPEVTADRISEFMVSRLKELSPGQAAIGVTHDWNIFPIKQFKLKLSSEDALDAGYLDGVAFFEKDGRFFAAARQFEPVEIS; encoded by the coding sequence ATGAACAATAAATACACACTTCGGTCCCAGCATACCATTGAATTGGTCAGGACCCTGCTTGGGCAGGGCATTGACCGGATCTCTTTAATTTTACGCCACTCGGACAGACAATATTCGGACAATCCGCGGCTTGAACCGTTTATGGGACTTAATGATGCCGGTAAGGCCTATGCCTTTGACCTCGGCAAATCCTTTCCCTTAGATCTGACACCGGTTCTGTTTTCCAGCCATTTTGGCCGGTGTGTTGAAACGGCCTACCTTATTGATAAAGGATTTACATCTGTCACAGGCAAACGTTTACCCCATAACTCCCTTGACGTGGCGTTAACGCCTTTTTATGTGAAAGATATTGCAACAGCCACAAACATGTTACTCCAAACAGGTTCAAACCAGTTTGTCCGGAACTGGTTTGACAAGACCATTGATGAATCCATTATGCTTGATCCCGAGGTAACGGCAGACCGAATCAGTGAGTTTATGGTATCAAGGCTCAAAGAACTTTCCCCTGGGCAGGCGGCCATCGGCGTGACCCATGACTGGAATATATTTCCCATCAAGCAGTTCAAACTTAAACTATCGTCTGAAGACGCCCTTGATGCAGGCTACCTTGACGGTGTGGCTTTTTTTGAAAAGGATGGCCGCTTTTTTGCTGCGGCCAGGCAATTTGAGCCGGTCGAAATTTCTTAG
- the cmoB gene encoding tRNA 5-methoxyuridine(34)/uridine 5-oxyacetic acid(34) synthase CmoB, whose translation MEQFLENYGHLGWEKWHDDLEKLVRKKRAFLDSAEGNFKTFRHIVDSLPDISSRIVEPVFDLSSKPVHIGQADQLSPNEKDALYNGLMNLNPWRKGPFDFFGVHVDSEWQSWMKWERLAPHLPSLENKKILDIGSSNGYYMFKMAASNPMFALGLEPQGAFYYQYCAAQKYLNLKNVCCLPATYNELPPMNRFFDLVLCMGILYHRKSPVAMLRQIHDSLRPGGQVVVENLVIKGENNHCLFPLDRYAKMRNVFFIPDLSAMQAWLIRAGFSDIRCVDITETTFEEQRKTPWIQTESLEDFLDPNDPSKTVEGYPAPVRAIYMATA comes from the coding sequence ATGGAACAGTTTTTAGAAAATTACGGACACTTGGGATGGGAAAAATGGCATGACGATCTGGAAAAGCTGGTCAGAAAAAAAAGGGCTTTTCTGGACTCTGCCGAGGGGAATTTTAAGACATTTAGACACATCGTCGACAGTTTACCTGACATATCTTCACGAATCGTTGAGCCGGTCTTCGATTTATCTTCCAAGCCCGTTCATATCGGACAGGCAGATCAGCTTTCACCCAATGAGAAGGATGCGCTGTACAACGGCCTTATGAATCTGAACCCCTGGCGCAAGGGTCCCTTTGATTTTTTTGGTGTTCACGTTGATTCCGAGTGGCAGTCCTGGATGAAATGGGAGCGCCTGGCACCGCATCTGCCCAGTCTTGAAAATAAAAAAATTTTGGATATCGGTTCAAGCAACGGCTATTACATGTTTAAAATGGCGGCGTCAAACCCTATGTTTGCACTGGGCCTTGAACCCCAAGGCGCCTTTTATTATCAGTATTGTGCGGCACAAAAATATTTGAATCTGAAAAATGTATGCTGTTTGCCGGCCACCTACAACGAACTGCCGCCCATGAACCGTTTTTTTGATCTGGTGCTGTGCATGGGCATTTTGTACCACCGTAAATCCCCGGTGGCGATGCTCAGACAGATTCATGACAGCCTTAGGCCCGGCGGTCAGGTGGTTGTGGAAAATCTGGTGATCAAGGGGGAAAACAATCATTGTCTGTTTCCCTTGGATCGGTACGCTAAAATGCGCAATGTCTTTTTTATTCCTGATCTGTCTGCCATGCAGGCCTGGCTTATTCGGGCCGGATTTTCAGATATCCGGTGCGTGGATATCACGGAGACCACCTTTGAAGAGCAGCGAAAGACCCCTTGGATTCAAACAGAATCCCTTGAAGATTTCCTGGATCCCAACGATCCGTCGAAGACCGTTGAGGGATATCCGGCACCGGTCAGGGCCATATATATGGCAACTGCTTAA
- the cmoA gene encoding carboxy-S-adenosyl-L-methionine synthase CmoA produces MNKDRVFAEKLTTITPFRFNEKVARVFDDMLVRSVPLYGEVLKQQARLARQFYQQGTRIFDLGCSHGNLGLLLLDCFGDSDFKMTAVDSSEPMIQRFKKRLAAHDRGGCIELTCACIENIIISNASVVVVNLTLQFLDRKKRDNLIQSAFNGLCKGGILLLTEKTVHPDSQMNALEQEYYYQFKRENGYTDLEISQKRDALERVLIPETVTDHEHRIQKAGFASFNVWLKWFNFTSMIAVK; encoded by the coding sequence ATGAATAAAGACAGGGTATTTGCAGAAAAACTAACCACGATTACACCTTTCAGGTTCAACGAAAAAGTAGCCCGGGTATTTGACGATATGCTGGTCAGATCGGTGCCGCTGTACGGAGAAGTCCTCAAACAGCAGGCGCGGCTTGCCCGGCAGTTCTATCAGCAGGGGACACGGATTTTTGATCTGGGCTGTTCCCATGGCAATCTGGGTCTTTTGCTGCTGGACTGTTTTGGTGACTCTGACTTCAAGATGACTGCGGTCGACAGTTCCGAGCCCATGATCCAGCGCTTTAAAAAGAGGCTTGCCGCTCATGACAGAGGCGGCTGTATTGAACTCACCTGCGCCTGCATTGAAAATATTATCATTTCAAACGCATCTGTGGTGGTGGTCAATCTAACCCTGCAGTTTTTGGATAGAAAAAAGCGCGATAATCTGATTCAATCGGCGTTTAATGGGCTCTGCAAGGGCGGCATATTGCTGCTCACGGAAAAAACCGTCCACCCTGATTCACAAATGAATGCCCTGGAGCAGGAATATTACTACCAGTTTAAACGGGAAAACGGATATACGGATCTTGAAATCAGCCAGAAGCGCGATGCCCTGGAACGGGTACTGATCCCCGAGACCGTTACAGACCATGAACACCGCATTCAAAAGGCGGGATTTGCGTCATTCAATGTCTGGCTCAAGTGGTTTAATTTTACATCCATGATCGCAGTGAAGTAG
- a CDS encoding response regulator, whose amino-acid sequence MANAIIADDSRSVRAMLRMVLGELGFTVVAEVENGKDAVAEVEKQDVDLILLDINMPVMTGDNAIDPILGLNPEVVIIIMTSVSERNIVEKCLNLGASNFIVKDNNWEHIRSTIQETWDLNKVD is encoded by the coding sequence ATGGCTAATGCGATAATTGCAGATGATAGTCGTTCTGTGCGGGCTATGCTGAGAATGGTGCTGGGTGAATTGGGTTTTACCGTGGTTGCTGAAGTTGAAAACGGAAAAGATGCGGTGGCCGAAGTTGAAAAACAGGATGTAGATCTGATTTTGCTTGACATCAATATGCCGGTCATGACTGGTGATAATGCAATTGATCCGATTCTTGGTTTAAATCCGGAAGTTGTCATAATCATAATGACTTCTGTTTCGGAGCGAAACATTGTGGAAAAATGCCTGAATCTTGGCGCTTCAAACTTCATAGTCAAAGACAATAATTGGGAACATATCCGGTCTACCATTCAGGAGACATGGGACTTGAATAAAGTCGATTGA
- a CDS encoding pentapeptide repeat-containing protein → MEMTGSKTILEPFLWEDRFSEEQYDLLRQCSDSGSTKEWILYRRKNRKLPILLEGANLEELDLSKLDLKNAHLKDASFCRSTLKQTMFMNADLRNTKFDGADICGAKFTAANIQYTRFTSALAQGVDFTFAKLMYTDFHEADATQSNFDRADLTRAVFHAANLTKSTLKHANLKGITLTESQLHGTVFNAAIVNGRTLIWDCAVDLTTDFTGVGISEARVEPQLRSRFETNIRRIWWLRYIEKRKRELGSIKKVGIKPLSFLRWGLKYFTILFIELFWWITDYGSSTGRVLKSLMIVSLFFAVLYTLFPSLTSEHVENLSPGLRFVRSLYFSVVTTSTVGFGDISASRTSILSNVVIILHVMIGYMLLGALIVRLGILFQTLPEAEVSVLFNNDNSDDKENKNG, encoded by the coding sequence ATGGAAATGACCGGTTCAAAGACAATTCTGGAGCCTTTTTTGTGGGAAGATCGCTTTTCAGAAGAACAGTATGATCTTCTTCGACAATGCAGTGATTCCGGGAGCACAAAGGAGTGGATTCTTTATCGTCGTAAAAACAGAAAACTGCCGATTCTTCTCGAAGGTGCCAATCTTGAAGAGCTTGACCTTTCAAAATTAGACCTGAAAAATGCGCATCTGAAAGATGCGTCCTTTTGTCGCAGCACATTGAAGCAAACCATGTTCATGAATGCCGACTTACGAAATACGAAGTTTGACGGCGCAGATATTTGCGGGGCAAAGTTTACTGCTGCAAATATCCAGTACACCCGATTTACTTCCGCTTTGGCACAAGGCGTTGATTTTACTTTTGCTAAACTGATGTATACCGATTTTCACGAAGCCGATGCGACCCAGTCAAATTTTGATCGTGCAGACCTTACACGGGCAGTATTTCACGCAGCTAATTTAACTAAGAGTACGCTCAAACACGCCAATCTTAAAGGCATTACATTGACTGAATCCCAGTTGCACGGAACCGTTTTTAATGCTGCGATCGTTAATGGCAGGACACTGATTTGGGACTGCGCCGTTGATCTTACGACCGACTTCACCGGTGTGGGTATTTCCGAGGCACGTGTAGAACCGCAGCTTCGTTCTCGTTTTGAAACAAATATTCGTCGAATATGGTGGCTAAGATACATCGAAAAGAGAAAAAGAGAGCTCGGGTCGATAAAAAAAGTCGGGATCAAACCATTATCGTTCCTGAGATGGGGGCTCAAATATTTTACGATCCTATTTATTGAACTTTTTTGGTGGATCACCGACTATGGCTCATCTACGGGAAGAGTATTAAAATCCTTGATGATTGTATCCCTCTTCTTTGCAGTTCTTTACACATTATTTCCTTCCTTGACCAGTGAACATGTGGAAAATCTTAGCCCCGGGCTGCGTTTTGTAAGATCACTTTATTTTTCGGTAGTAACCACGTCCACTGTTGGTTTTGGTGATATATCTGCGTCAAGAACTTCCATCCTAAGCAATGTTGTCATAATACTTCATGTCATGATAGGTTATATGCTTTTAGGCGCATTGATTGTACGATTGGGAATACTCTTTCAAACGCTTCCTGAAGCAGAGGTGAGCGTACTGTTTAACAACGATAACTCGGACGATAAGGAAAATAAAAATGGCTAA